The genomic window GCATAGTCGGTTTTCAGCAAATCTTTAACACTCAAAGCCATAGCCGACGCAACCTCAGCGCTTACTACCGAAAACTCATCGATTAAATTTTGCGAAATTCCCAAAACATTTACTTTAGCTTCTGTTGCGTAAGAAACAACACTTCCTTTAAAATAGTTTGATGAACCTGGAACAGACGACAGTAGCGAAGCAATTCTTCCTCCTGTACAACTTTCTGCTGTTGAGACGGTTTTATTTTGTTTAGAAAGCAGTTTGCCAATTACAGTTTCAATTGTTTCATTTTCTTCATAACCCACAATTATATCATGAATTATAGCATCCAATGATTGCACATTGCTTTCTATTGCTGCTTCCAGTTCTTCCTTATTCGTTCCGCGAGCTGTTAGGCGGAGACGAACTCGCCCTGGATTTGGCAAATAAGCGAGTTTTATAAATTCTGGAAGATTATTCTCCCATTGCTCAATACGTTCTGCAACTAAACTTTCGCCTTGACCATAAGTTAAAATGGTTTTGTGAATAATATAAGGACGTTTGTATTCGCGAACGATTTTTGGAATTATTTCCTCTTCTACCAAATATTTCATTTCATAAGGAACTCCTGGAAGCGAAATAAAAACCGTATTTTCTTTCTTCATCCACATTCCCGGCGCAGTTCCCACTTTATTATGCAAAACAGTACAAGTTGACGGAACTAGAGCCTGATCTTTGTTCAGTTGAGAAATTGGTCTTTTATAAAAACCTTCAATTAATTCTGTAACGTGTGCCAAAACTTTTTGATCGACTACTAATTCATCATCAAAGTATTCACAAAATGTTTTCTTTGTAACATCATCTTTTGTTGGTCCTAATCCGCCTGTTACAATAACAACATCCACTCTGTTTTGCAATTGAGCAAAAGTATTTAATATATGTTTTTTGTCGTCGCTTATCGATAGCATTTCTGCCACCTCAACTCCAATTTTATCGAGTGATTTAGCAATAAAAGCCGAATTTGTATCTACGATTTGGCCAATTAAGATTTCATCTCCAATAGTAATAATTGCTGCTTTCATATCAGTGAAATATTTTTGTCACTTACTTTTAGTAAGCTATAATTTATAAGTAGAAAATTTAAATTTTGTCTTGGAGGGAGGGTATTAACGGCTTTTACAAACTATAAGCCACTTACAAAATTTAAAAAATGATTTTGACTTATTCCTTAATTTAAAGAAATCAGGAATAAGTCAAATTTTATATTAAAGATCAAAATCTTTTTTAATTTCTTTAATCGCTTCTTTTACTTGTACTTTAATACTTTTAAAAGTTTCGATAATATCTTTTTTCTTGCCTTCAGCTTTTGTCCAAGCTTCCACTTGCAAGATTTCTTCAAAAGCCACATTTAATCCCATTAAATCTAATGTTGGCTTTATTTTGTGGGCATACGAATATGCATATTTATGATCCTTCTTTTTAATTCCTTCTTTAATTTGTTTTAAATCTTCTGGAACTTCTGTAACAAATAAAGTTAAAATCTGATTTACAAATTCAGGATCGTTATCTGAAAGCGCATATACTTTCGAAAGGTTATACTTTAAAGCCATTATTTTACTTGTATTCTGAATAATTTTTTATCTTCTAAAAAGCCTTCTAAAATGTCATTTGGTTTTACAGCCGCAACACCTGCCGGTGTTCCTGTAAAAATAATATCTCCAATTTTTAAAGTAAAAAACTGAGATACATGAGAAATCAATTCGTCAATTTTCCAAAGCATCATACTTGAGTTCCCTTTTTGAACCACTTCTGAATTGCTTCTTAATTCAAAATTAAGATTTTCCATAGAAACAAAGTCAGTTTTTGGCAAAAAATCACCAATAACCGCAGAACCGTCAAAAGCCTTGGCTTTTTCCCACGGAAGCCCTTTTTCTTTTAACTTACTTTGCAGGTCTCGAGCAGTAAAATCGATTCCTACACTTATTTCATCATAATATTTATGGGCAAATTTCGGTTCAATATATTTCCCGACTTTATTAATCTTAACGATTATTTCAACTTCATGATGAACATCTTCAGAAAACTCTGGAATTACAAACGGATGCTGTTTCAGCAAAACAGCAGAATCTGGTTTCATAAAAACAACCGGCTCACTCGGACGCTCGTTTTTCAACTCTTCTATATGATTGGCATAATTCCTGCCGACACAGATAATCTTCATTTTTTTTAAGGTTCTAAGACACTAAGATGCTAAGCTTCTAAGGCAAAAACTCAGAACCTTAGAAACTTAGCACCTTAAAAGCTTACTTCGTATTTAATTTTCTTAATTTAATTGCTGTCAAAACTTTTTTGGTATACAGTGGGAAATCAGCATTTTGAATCCAGCTGAAATATCCAGGTTCTGTTTCTAAAACTTTCTCCACTTTGGCTCCTTTATGTTTTCCAAAAGTAAAAATTTCTTCATCATCTTTATCAAAAGCAATCATTCCCGCAAAATCTGCTATTTTTTTACGAGTTGTAAATTCAGATAAAGATTTCATGTCATTTTCCAATTCCGGATAACGATCTAACTGCGCTTTCAAAATTTCGTAAGTTGCCATTGTATCTGCTTCTGCCGAATGGGCATTATCGAGACTTTTACCACAATAAAACTTCAAAGCCGCACTCAAAGTACGCTCTTCCATTTTATGAAAAATAGTCTGTACATCTACAGAAACTTTGTTCTTCATATCAAAATCAACTCCGGCACGAAGCAATTCTTCTGCCAAAAGCGGAATATCAAAACGATCTGAATTAAATCCACCCAAGTCGCTATCTTTAATCATATTATGAATATGCGGAGCAAGTTCTGCAAAAGTAGGTTCATTGGCCACTTTCTCGTCAGTGATGCCATGAACTGCAGTTGTTTGTGGAGGAATTGGAATTGTCGGATTAACCAACCAAGTTTTACTTTCTTTGTTTCCGTTAGGAAAAACTTTGAATATTGAAATTTCTACGATTCTATCTTTACCGATATCAATTCCCGTTGTTTCGAGATCAAAAAAGCAAATTGGCTTGTTAAGTTTTAATTCCATTTCTATTTTTTATAAGTTTACAAATGTAATTTTTAAAGCGGAATATCCCTCTTTATTCTGATTTTTTTTGTCAAAAAACACATTCAATTACTCAATTTTAACTTTTAAAAATTAAGCTCATAGCAAGCCTACGTAATAGTGCCTAATTCTTTTCTTACAAAATAAAAAAAATCCGGCAAGTTTTAAAACTGCCGGATTTGAATTTATTTTAAAAATGAATTTTAGAAATCTCTATCTACATCAAAAGCTTCTAAATATTCTGCTACTCTTTTCACAAAACTTCCTCCCAAAGCTCCATCAACAACTCTATGATCGTAAGAGTGAGATAAGAACATTTTCTGACGAATTCCGATAAAGTCTCCTTCTGGAGTTTCAATAACCGCAGGCACTTTACGAATTGCTCCAAGAGCCAAAATACCTACTTGTGGCTGATTGATAATTGGCGTTCCGAAAACACTTCCAAAAGTACCAACATTCGTAACTGTATAAGTTCCGCCTTGTGTATCGTCTGGTTTTAGTTTTCCAGCTTTTGCACGGTTTCCCAAATCGTTAACCGCTTTTGCCATTCCAACCAAATTCAACTGATCTGCATTTTTAATTACAGGAACAATTAAATTTCCGTTTGGCAATGCTGCCGCCATTCCTAAATTGATATTTTTCTTTTTAATAATATAATCTCCATCAACAGAAATGTTCATCCCTGGGAAATCTTTTAAAGCTTTTGCAACTGCCTCCATCATAATCGGAGTAAAAGTCAGTTTCTCGCCTTCTCTTTTTTCAAAAGCCGTTTTTACTTTATCTCTCCATTTTACAATGTTTGTTACGTCAACCTCAATAAAAGATTGTACGTGGGCAGAAGTCTGAACCGAAGCCACCATGTAACCAGAAATCAGTTTACGCATTCTGTCCATTTCCACAATTTCGTCAGCACCGTTTACAGAAACTGGAACTGCCTGCTGGCTTTTTTGAACAACTGGCTCAACTGCTTTTGGAGCTTCTGCTTTAGGAGTTTCAACAACTGCTTTTGGAGCTGCTTCAACTGCTTTAGGTGCCTGAACAGAACCTGATTTACGATCTTCTACGTATTTCAGAATATCTTCTTTAGTCACACGTCCGTCTTTTCCAGAACCTGCAATATTTTCAAGTTCGTTTAAAGAAAGACCTTCTTCTTTTGCAATATTTTTTACTAATGGAGAAAAGAATTTATCTGATCCTGAAAAATCTTGAGAAGTTACAGTTTCTTTAACCGATTCGATTGTTTTTTCAATTTCGGCGACTTCTGCAGGAGCGGCAGTTTCTTGAACTGTATTTACAGCTTGTGGAGCTGCTGTTTCTCCGCTTTCAGTTTCAATAATGGCAATAGTCTGCCCTACTTGCACTAAATCATCTTTACCAAACAATTGCTCAACTAAAATCCCTGATACTTCACTTGGCACTTCGCTGTCAACTTTATCTGTTGCAATTTCGAGTACGGCTTCATCAGCCTCAATTTTGTCTCCAACTTCTTTCAACCAGTTAGTTATGGTTGCTTCAGCGACACTTTCTCCCATTTTAGGAAGCTTTAATTCAAATCTTGCCATATTGTTAATCTAAAAGATGTTTTTGATTTTCAGATTGCGAAATTAATGAAAATTTTAAATATAAATTTCATTTAATATAATTTTTTACTCGATTTTCACGATTTGCCCTCTGTCATTCCTTGAATTACTTCCAATAATAAAACCTGTATTTTTGGGAAAAATTTTAAAAGTAACCTTCTTATCTTTAAGAGTTTCTATGATTTCGATACATTTTTTGAATGAAATATAGTGATTATCCAAAATGATCTCTGCCTTTTTACCCTTTAAAATTAGCCACGAATTTACCATTTTTTCTCCTTTGAAATCTAAAAAACCAACTTTATTTTCCAAAATCGGAGCCAATTTTTTAGCGAAATTCTCATTTTCGGAGTATAAAAAATAACTTTCTGGCAATGTGTTTTCTTTTGGTTTTCCTTGAAACATTTTAGCACTTGAAAACAAAAAAGCACCAATTTGAATAAAGATACTAAAGAACTGCGATTTCTTAAAATGCTTTTGATAAAAGAAATTCATAGCCTCCTGAAAACGCATCATATACTTTTCGTCTTTTATTGTACTTTCTCCTTTATAATGCAAAACGGTAGTTTCATGAAAATAATAATTTTTCTTTTGCATTTGTAAAGCGCGATACGACAGATCAATATCATCGGCGTACATAAAACAGTTTTCATCAAAACCATTTAAATCTTCATATAGTTTTCTTTCCAAAAACATAAAAGCGCCAACGAGAATATCTACTTTTCCCGTTTCGTTTTCGTTTAAATGCTGAGCGTAATATTGATTAAAAAGTTTTGTCTTGGGAAATATTTTATACAATCCGAAAATTTTTGTGAAGGCAACCCAAGGCGTTGGAATGCCGCGTTTGCTTTCTGGAAGAAATTGCCCTGTTCCATCAATTAATTTACAGCCAATGATTCCGAGATTAGTTTGCCTTTCGGCGAAAGCCAAAATCTTTGTAAAAGTATCTTCTGCAACGACAGTATCAGGATTTAAAATACAAACGTACTTTCCTTTCGCTTGACGAACACCAATATTATTGCCTTTTGGAAAACCAAAATTTTCTTTATTTTCAATTAGTCTTACGTTTGGAAATTTTTCTTTCATCATCAAAACGCTTTCGTCTGATGAATTATTATCTATTACAATAATTTCTGCATCGATTGACGCAATTGCTTCCTGAACACTTAAAACACATAGTTCTAGAAAGTAGCGTACATTGTAATTTAAAATAACAACCGATAATTGCATGAATAATTGAGTCTGTAGATTTTGGCCGAAGTTAGAAATTTTCTGATAACCCCAAACGTAGCGACCAATCGTTTTTACTGATTCCGTAATCTAAAGCGAGATTACTGCCGTTACGTTTATTCCATTTAATGCGAATTCCAGTTCCGACAGCAGGATTCCATTTTTTAAATTCGTATGTATCAAGTTTAGAAACCGAAGAAACATTGGTAAAAAAAACAGCACCCAAAAATCCGTTACGGGTTATATCAGTTCTATATTCGGTTTCAAAATAAATTAAAGCATTGCTGCGATATCTATTTTTGGTGAATCCGCGGCCTGTTTTCCCTTCTCGATCCCAGCCAATACTTGGTAAATCCAAATAATGCGGTTTCCCTCCAAAAGTGGACCAAAAGAACGCCCTAGAAGCCCAAACCCGATGTTTGGTTTTACTAAAAGAATGGTATTTTCGGGCATCAAAATATATAGACTGCCACTTGTCTCCTTCTACTCCGCTGGTGTTTAATCGTAAATCGGCTTCGACATACAAGCCCTGTTCTGGATTAATGATATTTTCTCTAGAATCGTATAAACCTTGAATGGCAAATCCGAAAGAAGTCTCATCAGAATAATCACCATTCATATATTTATAATAATCTGTTTCTCCGTCTATATAAGATTCTTCAGAAATATTTTTATAATTATCGAAAAGGAAACCAACTCCTAACCGATAATTACCGACAATCTGCCTTGTAATAAACTGATAGAAGCGCCACTGCTGATAATCGAGCGTTGACATTTCTTTTTCTGAATTGTCGGTACCCAGTCCGTAAGTATCTTGAGGATAAATCATGTAACGATAATCTCCCATCAGATTCCATTTATTGTCACTTGTATAAATATAAGATTGGATTGGAAATACAAATTGATTGCTAAAACTAAAATAAGGCGAAAAGGTAATCTGAGACATTTTGGTTTTTTCTGCGTCTCCCAAGTAAAAAGTAGTCAAAAAAGAAACCACCAAACCATTGCTGGAATTAACACCGACTGGAACAGGCAGTAAAGAAAAAGTTAGTTTTCGTTTTCGATCCGGACGAATGGTATCCTGTTTATCAAAAATTTTATGAATGACGTCTAAGATATCTCTAGTTTCCACGGTGGTACTATCATTCTGCGCCTGACAAAACGATCCTATTAAAAATAAACTTAAGATATATTTAATTTTTAAACTACTCACACGCAATGTCTTAAAAACCGCCTCTTACAAATTTAAAATTTTATTAAGAATATTAAGGTTGATTTTGAGGAAAGTTTTCAGTCGCGGTTTTGAGTCTCAGTTTACAAACCGAAAACTCAAAACTGCGACCGAGACTAAAACTCTAAAGATGCAGCTGAATTTTATATCTATTCAAAATCTTCATTACAAAAAGCATAATTATTGAAAACACCAGAGACCATAAAATTCCAGGAACTCCTACTCTGAAATATCCTGGTATTATATGAAAGTTAAAAGCTTTACAGAAATAATAAATAACGCCCGGTAAGATATAAATCAATAATGGGTTTGCAGCTGCAGGCATGAAGAACTCGCTCCATTTGGTCTGCTTTTTAACTTCCATAAGCCAATACAGAAAATAGAAAAGAGCGGCGCAAATTGCTGCCGAGAACATTGTCCAAGATGGTGTTCCTTTTATTTTTGATATTCCGAAATACGGACGAAGCAAAATTGCTGTTAACGTAAACAAGCCAATAAAACCAATTACTGGCCAATTGATTTTAGAACTAATTTTTCGGTCAAAAAATAATAATGAAATTATAATTCCAGCCGAAGTCAGAGAAACATGTGTAAGATGTCCTGCTATAAAACTCAACCAAGAAGTACTTTGAACAAAAGAGTTTTCGATTAAATTAAGAGAATTCATGGCAACAGCAAAAACTAGAAAAGCAATCATTGCCCACAGATTTCCTGAAACTAGCCAATAATAAATTACTGTAAAAAGATACGCCCAACCTATCAACCCAAGAATTCCCCACCATTTTGGTGTCATTCCGCGATCTCCAGTATCTTGCACATAAATGAAATAAAGTGTTACAAGTACTAAAATCCCTCCATATTGAAGCACATTTTTTAACCAAACAGGAAAATCTTTTGGATATTTATTCCAAATTGGAATTGGCATGCTATAAGCCAAAAGTCCCCAAAATGCTGGCGCGATAATCATTTTTGTCGCATCAAATCCATACTCAGCATTGACCATAAAAACACCTATTACAATAAGGGCAATGGCTCGCTTAAGAGTATGTGTCCAAATTGTTTTTGGACTGTCTTTTTTTATGAGTCTGGCATTAAAAGCAAACGGAATAGACATTCCGACAATAAATAAAAAAGCAGGAAAAACTAAATCAACAAAAGTCATTGCATCTGCATCTGCGGGCATGTGTTTCATCCATTGCGGTACGTTTTGAATACTTGCAAGTTCGTTTACAAAAATCATTACAAAAATGGTAATTCCACGCAAAGCATCGATAGAAATAATACGCTGATTAAACAGATTCTCTTTTATTTTCATAATTTTTTACTTTTTTACTAAAAATCAAATATAGCATAATTCTAAAACGTCTTGTTACAAATTCTCGACTAATTTTGTACATTAATATTTGATCTCTACAGTTTTATTTTTATGCTATCATTCCTCAAATCAAAACCTATTTTAAAAGACCTGCTTGATGGCAGTTTTGTAGATATTCATTCTCATATTCTGCCAGGAATTGATGATGGTGCAAAAACCATTCAACACACAAAAAATCTAATTAAATCTCTTGAAGAAATTGGCGTTTCACAATTTGTAACTACACCACACATAAGTCATTATATTTGGGATAACACCCCTCAAACCATTACAAATACCTACAGAGAAACTAAACATATTTTAGAAAAAGAAAATATAAATATTTCCTTTAAAGCTGCCGCAGAGTATTTTATGGATGATTGGTTTGAAAAACATTTTAAAGATGAAGAGCTTTTAACATTAAAAGATAATTATGTCCTAGTTGAAATGTCATACATGAATGCTCCATTAGAACTTTATAAAATACTTTTCGACTTACAGGTAGCCGGATATATTCCGGTTTTAGCGCACCCTGAAAGATATATTTTTTATCACAAAAGTTTTAATGAATATGA from Flavobacterium sp. KACC 22763 includes these protein-coding regions:
- a CDS encoding CinA family nicotinamide mononucleotide deamidase-related protein translates to MKAAIITIGDEILIGQIVDTNSAFIAKSLDKIGVEVAEMLSISDDKKHILNTFAQLQNRVDVVIVTGGLGPTKDDVTKKTFCEYFDDELVVDQKVLAHVTELIEGFYKRPISQLNKDQALVPSTCTVLHNKVGTAPGMWMKKENTVFISLPGVPYEMKYLVEEEIIPKIVREYKRPYIIHKTILTYGQGESLVAERIEQWENNLPEFIKLAYLPNPGRVRLRLTARGTNKEELEAAIESNVQSLDAIIHDIIVGYEENETIETVIGKLLSKQNKTVSTAESCTGGRIASLLSSVPGSSNYFKGSVVSYATEAKVNVLGISQNLIDEFSVVSAEVASAMALSVKDLLKTDYALATTGNAGPSKGDSDAEIGAVFIALATPNGVIVEEFNFGQPREKVIDRASVKSLEILQKEILKFVQ
- a CDS encoding Hpt domain-containing protein yields the protein MALKYNLSKVYALSDNDPEFVNQILTLFVTEVPEDLKQIKEGIKKKDHKYAYSYAHKIKPTLDLMGLNVAFEEILQVEAWTKAEGKKKDIIETFKSIKVQVKEAIKEIKKDFDL
- a CDS encoding fumarylacetoacetate hydrolase family protein, yielding MKIICVGRNYANHIEELKNERPSEPVVFMKPDSAVLLKQHPFVIPEFSEDVHHEVEIIVKINKVGKYIEPKFAHKYYDEISVGIDFTARDLQSKLKEKGLPWEKAKAFDGSAVIGDFLPKTDFVSMENLNFELRSNSEVVQKGNSSMMLWKIDELISHVSQFFTLKIGDIIFTGTPAGVAAVKPNDILEGFLEDKKLFRIQVK
- a CDS encoding 3'-5' exonuclease — its product is MELKLNKPICFFDLETTGIDIGKDRIVEISIFKVFPNGNKESKTWLVNPTIPIPPQTTAVHGITDEKVANEPTFAELAPHIHNMIKDSDLGGFNSDRFDIPLLAEELLRAGVDFDMKNKVSVDVQTIFHKMEERTLSAALKFYCGKSLDNAHSAEADTMATYEILKAQLDRYPELENDMKSLSEFTTRKKIADFAGMIAFDKDDEEIFTFGKHKGAKVEKVLETEPGYFSWIQNADFPLYTKKVLTAIKLRKLNTK
- a CDS encoding dihydrolipoamide acetyltransferase family protein: MARFELKLPKMGESVAEATITNWLKEVGDKIEADEAVLEIATDKVDSEVPSEVSGILVEQLFGKDDLVQVGQTIAIIETESGETAAPQAVNTVQETAAPAEVAEIEKTIESVKETVTSQDFSGSDKFFSPLVKNIAKEEGLSLNELENIAGSGKDGRVTKEDILKYVEDRKSGSVQAPKAVEAAPKAVVETPKAEAPKAVEPVVQKSQQAVPVSVNGADEIVEMDRMRKLISGYMVASVQTSAHVQSFIEVDVTNIVKWRDKVKTAFEKREGEKLTFTPIMMEAVAKALKDFPGMNISVDGDYIIKKKNINLGMAAALPNGNLIVPVIKNADQLNLVGMAKAVNDLGNRAKAGKLKPDDTQGGTYTVTNVGTFGSVFGTPIINQPQVGILALGAIRKVPAVIETPEGDFIGIRQKMFLSHSYDHRVVDGALGGSFVKRVAEYLEAFDVDRDF
- a CDS encoding glycosyltransferase family 2 protein, with the translated sequence MQLSVVILNYNVRYFLELCVLSVQEAIASIDAEIIVIDNNSSDESVLMMKEKFPNVRLIENKENFGFPKGNNIGVRQAKGKYVCILNPDTVVAEDTFTKILAFAERQTNLGIIGCKLIDGTGQFLPESKRGIPTPWVAFTKIFGLYKIFPKTKLFNQYYAQHLNENETGKVDILVGAFMFLERKLYEDLNGFDENCFMYADDIDLSYRALQMQKKNYYFHETTVLHYKGESTIKDEKYMMRFQEAMNFFYQKHFKKSQFFSIFIQIGAFLFSSAKMFQGKPKENTLPESYFLYSENENFAKKLAPILENKVGFLDFKGEKMVNSWLILKGKKAEIILDNHYISFKKCIEIIETLKDKKVTFKIFPKNTGFIIGSNSRNDRGQIVKIE
- a CDS encoding DUF5009 domain-containing protein, coding for MKIKENLFNQRIISIDALRGITIFVMIFVNELASIQNVPQWMKHMPADADAMTFVDLVFPAFLFIVGMSIPFAFNARLIKKDSPKTIWTHTLKRAIALIVIGVFMVNAEYGFDATKMIIAPAFWGLLAYSMPIPIWNKYPKDFPVWLKNVLQYGGILVLVTLYFIYVQDTGDRGMTPKWWGILGLIGWAYLFTVIYYWLVSGNLWAMIAFLVFAVAMNSLNLIENSFVQSTSWLSFIAGHLTHVSLTSAGIIISLLFFDRKISSKINWPVIGFIGLFTLTAILLRPYFGISKIKGTPSWTMFSAAICAALFYFLYWLMEVKKQTKWSEFFMPAAANPLLIYILPGVIYYFCKAFNFHIIPGYFRVGVPGILWSLVFSIIMLFVMKILNRYKIQLHL
- a CDS encoding tyrosine-protein phosphatase, yielding MLSFLKSKPILKDLLDGSFVDIHSHILPGIDDGAKTIQHTKNLIKSLEEIGVSQFVTTPHISHYIWDNTPQTITNTYRETKHILEKENINISFKAAAEYFMDDWFEKHFKDEELLTLKDNYVLVEMSYMNAPLELYKILFDLQVAGYIPVLAHPERYIFYHKSFNEYEKLKRAGCRFQLNLLSIVGYYGGEITKIAEELLKKGMYDFAGTDVHHAKHIKAFDEKVNIKSVSNLKEVIANNAFFKFQEGN